Genomic DNA from Selenomonas sp. oral taxon 126:
TGATCTCCTCACACACTTTACGGAAACGGCAGAACAGATTTGTACTGCATTACTGCGCGTGAAGCAGTTGTCCAAGGTCGAAGATCAGGCGATTGTGCGCGTTGCAATTCTCTACGCCGTCTCCTATCTCTATGAACACAGAGAGGAAGCGGATCACAGAGGGCTTGCCTTGACACTGCGTTCCCTGCTGTTCGGTGTGCGGAAGGAGGTCTTTTAGGTGAGGGTGTCCATGAGCGAACTGCGCCATCGAATCACTATTCTGCGTCCCGTCACGGAGACGGATGATGAGGGGAATATCCTCTCCTCGTCGGTGCAGGAGCTTTCAAAGGCGTGGGCGCTCGTTCTGCCCTTTGCCGCGAAAATCTCCGACGGATATGCGGAGAAGGTGCAGGAGGTGGATTACCGCATCGTCATTCGTTACCGCATGGATGTGCGAGTGACGGATCGTATCCGTTGGGGTGACAAAACGCTCACACCAATCGCGCCGCCCTATCCGCTCGGCGGGAAGAAGCAATGGCTCATGATGGAATGTAGGGAGTTGGTGGAGGATGGCTAGATACCGAGGTTTCGTCTCTGCCGAGAAGATCCTTTCGGAACTCGGCGCAGAGGCGACGGCTGCGGCAAAGGAAGCACTCGCGCACGGAGCGGACGATGTGGTTGCAGAGGCAAAGAACCGCTGTCCCGTCTATGCAGGGACAGATAAGCGCGTGGTAAAGGGCGCACTCCGTGACTCCATCCACAAGCGGCCGCGCAGACGAGATGGCTCCGTCTGGCGCATCGCGGCGGATGCCAAATCGCAGGATGGCGTTCCCTATGGCGTACTCGTCGAGTTCAGTCCGCGCATCAACCGTCCGTTTCTCTATCCCGCGCTCGATGCCAAGAAGGACGGTATTCGCTCTGCCATGGTGGATGCCGTAAGGTCTGCGATACGGAGGAGGGGGAAATGAGTGTTGTACGGATGGTGTATCAGGTACTTGTGCGCTCGAAGGAGCTGACGCAGCTTCTCGCTCACGGAAAGAAGAGCATCTACCACGGACGCAGTCCCAATGCGGGGACATACCCGATTATTGTCTACACCGTCATTTCCGACGTTCCTGCGCTCTCGGCAGATGGTATGGAGTTCGAGCGGCGCGTGACGGTACGCATCCATATTCTGACGAAGGATGGGAGATTCGGAGAGATTCATCGCGCTGTGCAGAACGCGCTTCTGCCACTCGGCTTTGTAAGGGTGCAGACGCAGGAGTTCGTTGAGAAAGATATATTCGTTGAAATTACAGATTACAGAACAGCAGTGGAGGGAGAATAAAATGCCAAGTCCAACACCAACAGCAAAGCCCGCCGGGAATCTTACGAGCGGGCAGTTCATCAACATCCAGAAGTTACATATCGCGAAGATGCTTACCGATGTGGCAGGAGGAGCGGCGACATATGAGGCTCCGATTCCGCTCGGGAAGCTCCTGCGCAAGGTGGACATCAAGCCGCAGACGAATCAGGCGGAGCTTTTCGCCGACGGTCAGTCCGTGGATACGGCATCCAATACCGCATCCTATGACCTTACCTTCGATACTGCCGCGCTTCCTTTGGAATACACGGCTTACCTTCTGGGACACGCCATCGAAAACGGCGTGATGAAGGCGGGCAAGGATGATGTCGCTCCGTACTTCGCCGTCCTCTTCCAGTCGGATAAGCGCAACGGCAAGAAGAGATACACCAAATTCTACAAAGTCCAATTCACGGAACCCTCGGAGAGCGGCAATTCGAAGCAGGAGAGCATTCAGTTCGATACGCCGACGCTGACGGCAAAGGCAATCTACCGTCTCTCCGACGGTCTGTCCTACGCCAAGGCGGATGAGGAGGCGGCGGGCTTTGCCGCAGAGACAGGCTCGAAGTGGTACGAGCAGGTATGAGGGAGGAAGCTATGGAAACGCCGAAACTGCATATTGCGGGCAGGGAGATCGTGCCGCATCCTCCGAAGATGAAGGTGTGGCGCGAGTTCCTTGCCTTTTTTGATGCCGACAAGGAAGGTCTGAGCCTTGAAGATTTTCTGGACGAGCACGTCAGTCTGATCGTCCTCGGATTCGGTCGGGAGGAAGTTACGAAGGAATCCGTAGAGGAGTATGTCGATGTAGCGGACATTGTACCACTGACACGTGCGCTTTTCCGTTGGATTCAGGCACTCACCTTCTCCAAACTGGTGAACCTCCCAAACGGGGATACGGAGAAAGAGGCGTAGTTCTTTCTCCGTATCAGAATTTACTGCGTTACTACGAGCGGCTGCAGTCCGCCTACGGGTGGACAATGCAGGAAATCGACGGGCATGAGATAGGATTCTTGCTCGATCAGCTTGTGGTGACGGCGATCTGCGAAGAAAGATCGTCTGAGCGATTTATTGACGACGTGATGTAGGGAGGGAGATAGAGTGGCAAAGCGCGGACAAAAGATTGATGAACTCTATCTCGACATCGGTCTCAACATCGCACAGCTGCAGCTGGACTTTGACACAGCGGGGAAAACCGTCTCGGATTCCATTGCACGCCTCAACAGCAAGGCAAACAACATCCATCTGAAACTGGATGCCGACCTCGCGAAACTCGACGGCGTAGGGACGGAACTCGACAAGATCAAGGTGCGCCATCAGGCGATCAACCGCGAGTTGGATATTCAGCGGCAGAAGGAACAGATTCTTGTGGCTGTCCTGCAATCCGCGAAAAAGAATGACGGCGTGGACA
This window encodes:
- the gp17 gene encoding tail completion protein gp17, with protein sequence MSVVRMVYQVLVRSKELTQLLAHGKKSIYHGRSPNAGTYPIIVYTVISDVPALSADGMEFERRVTVRIHILTKDGRFGEIHRAVQNALLPLGFVRVQTQEFVEKDIFVEITDYRTAVEGE
- a CDS encoding HK97 gp10 family phage protein; protein product: MARYRGFVSAEKILSELGAEATAAAKEALAHGADDVVAEAKNRCPVYAGTDKRVVKGALRDSIHKRPRRRDGSVWRIAADAKSQDGVPYGVLVEFSPRINRPFLYPALDAKKDGIRSAMVDAVRSAIRRRGK
- a CDS encoding head-tail connector protein, with the translated sequence MLVPLTAVKQYLRIDGDEEDDLLTHFTETAEQICTALLRVKQLSKVEDQAIVRVAILYAVSYLYEHREEADHRGLALTLRSLLFGVRKEVF
- a CDS encoding phage head closure protein; amino-acid sequence: MSELRHRITILRPVTETDDEGNILSSSVQELSKAWALVLPFAAKISDGYAEKVQEVDYRIVIRYRMDVRVTDRIRWGDKTLTPIAPPYPLGGKKQWLMMECRELVEDG
- the gpG gene encoding phage tail assembly chaperone G; this encodes METPKLHIAGREIVPHPPKMKVWREFLAFFDADKEGLSLEDFLDEHVSLIVLGFGREEVTKESVEEYVDVADIVPLTRALFRWIQALTFSKLVNLPNGDTEKEA
- a CDS encoding major tail protein, encoding MPSPTPTAKPAGNLTSGQFINIQKLHIAKMLTDVAGGAATYEAPIPLGKLLRKVDIKPQTNQAELFADGQSVDTASNTASYDLTFDTAALPLEYTAYLLGHAIENGVMKAGKDDVAPYFAVLFQSDKRNGKKRYTKFYKVQFTEPSESGNSKQESIQFDTPTLTAKAIYRLSDGLSYAKADEEAAGFAAETGSKWYEQV